The genomic stretch CTCTGCAGTCTCTACCATTCATCCCCGACTTCCTGAGTTCCCAAGTGGATGGGGAGCATAGGTTCTTGCACCCAGGCTGGGGTGCTGCCGGTCACTCTGGAAGCCCCTGGAggccatgctgggaggcagcaggcagcctgTGTGCGAGCGTGGATGTGTGCGAGAGGAGCCTGTGTGCGTCACTGTCGCTGCCGCCTGACTCATGGGAACATCcggcaggaagggaagggagcccGGGCTGGCATTTGCAAGTGGGCTGTGGGGCGGggcccagggtgtgcactgaGGGTGGCAGGGGGGAAAGGGCAGCTACCAGGGGGAGGGAAACTGAGTCCTGGTCAGCCGGGGATGCAGGAGACACCGGACCCGGGCCGATTGggcccaggccctgctgcagGCCTTGGACTTTCCGGGGGTCAGCcttggggtaggggtgggggctgCCAGGCTCAGGGGTGGGAGCAAGAGCTTTCCTGAGCAGTGCTGGGACTGGCGAGGGGCCAGTAGGGCCAGGAAGGGTGCAGAATGAGGGGGGTGGGCGGTGATGGGTGGCGCTGCTGGGGTAGGGAGAGGTCCTGGAGCATGGCCTGGCTCACCAGCACCAGGGATATGAGGGCCTGGATACCCAAAAGGCGGGACCTCTCATGAGGGCTGGACTTGAGATGCAGAGAGGACAGAGTTCAAGCTAAAGGATGAGAAATGGATGCTGTCACTCTGGGCATGTGGTGGGCTGGGAGTGGTAGGGGGCTGAGCTGCTGGGCCcctctgtgtcacagcagctggtgGGGCAGTCAGCGGGAGGCATGTTGGAGGTGGGGCCCTGGGAACTCAGTGCCTGCCAGGCTCCTCAAGGGATGGACGTGGCCCACACAATTGCCCACCTGCAGACAAGCCCAGGTTTGGCAGTCCTTCAGGGCAAAGGGTCCCCCGAGGAGTGGGGAGGCAGTGTCTGTGTGCTTGGGCCTCCTGGGTGGGCTCAACTAACCAGGGGGTCTGACCTTGCTGgtctggctggggcagggctgggcgaggcactgggcagggccagctgcTGCCGGCGGCGGCCTGGTCCTCACCCTGTGTGAGTGGCGGGTGGGGGTGGCGGCTGCGTTGTTCCtggctgggagcccagaggaGTCTTTTGTAATCACAACATGATCTCGTGTGCTGAGCAGTGCTGCCGGCTGGGAGAGGCCGGCAGAGGCCTGGCTCCCGTGGCTCTGtggctccagcttccttcctgcttctctcctgcTCTGGCTCCCCCAGGGCTGCTCTGGAATTCTCTCGGTGCCCCCTGGTGCCATGCACCCAGCTGTGAGTGGCACCTTGCCTTTGGCGGCGGGAGGGGGGGACTTCttagggctgggaggaggccgggACCTGAGGCAGCTCCACTCTGGGGGCAGCTGGggacagctgggcctgggaggaAGAGGGCTGGACCGGGCTGGCCAAGGCCTGGTGAGGCGCCACAGCGCAGACCCTGCAGCTAAACCAGGCAGACCTGGAATCCCAGGCCGGGCCTGCCAGCTGAGTGCTCTCCTGCCCTGGCGGCTCAAAGCTCCCAGCCTGCGGATGCTGGGCCTATGGGGaggctgggcccaggcctggtGAGCGAAGGGACAGGATAGAGAGCCCAAGATGGAGCTGAGGCCCTCCCCACCTACTTCTGAGTACAGGAGCCAAACACCTCCCTCCTTGACCACACGAATCCTCTGGCAGCTTCCCAGCCATGGCAGGTTCAGCAGGCAGAGCCATTTATATCTCCCATGCAGGCTGTGGTGCTCCCTGGGGagccgggggaggggcagcccctGTCCTGGGTGTTGGGTGAGGGCCCCACTTGAGGCGCCCTCAAGGAGGCAGACAGGCCCTACAGAAAGCCAAGTTGTAGTCTCCTTTCTTCCCGAGGACCTCGTGGGGGTTGTGGGGATGTGGGGTGTAGTGGAGTCTGTTTCTTGGCTGGGCAGGTGAGTGTGAAGGTGAGGCAGCGGCCTGTGTCTCCTGCCCTCCGCAGGGGCCTCCCAGAGCTGCGCCCCTGACCAGCAGGCCCGAGGAGAAGGATGCTGAGCTGGACCGGAGGATAGTCGCCCTGCGTAAGAAGAACCAGGCCCTGCTCCGCAGGTACCAGGTGAGCAAGCCGCTGTAAGGCCTGACACCCCGGGGGTGCCTGCCTTGCCGTCTGTGACTCTAGGCCTGGAGCTGGCATGAGGGTGGGTATGGGGGCTGGGGGTAGGCCCCCTGCTATGTCTCTGGTGTCTCTTCATGTAGGCCTGTCGCTGTCTGTGTTTCTGGGCAACCTGGGTGGTGGGTGGGGAGCCCTGGCCTGTGTTGACCCTGGGCCCTCCACTAGGAGATCCAGGAAGACCGTCGGCAGGCGGAGCAGGGGGGCATAGCTGTGACcacatcagggttgctctggccCGATGGCCTCAGTGTCACCATCAGCCAGGTTCCTGGTGTAAGCCTTCCCCAGGGAGACAGTATGGGGGGCAGGCGGGGAGGCCCAGCTGCCATGGGAGGGGTGCACTTgcccctctttgtctctgtcctaCTCTGCTCCCAACCTCATGCCCCCGGGCCCACTGCTACTGGTACATGAAGGGCCTCAGCCCTCAAGCATTGGCTGCTCTGACACCCCACACGCCACCAGCTTCAAAACCCTGCAGGAAGTGGGAGAGTTGGGGCAGAGGCCAGGTGCCGCGTCTGGGAGATAAAGCCTCAGTGTCTGAGTGCTCGGCTCCCCAGCTCAGAGCTGACGCTGGGCTGCTGTGGCACCTTGGGTGGGGGGCTCCCAGGGCAGCTCTGGGATGTGAACACCCAAGAGGGTCGGCATCCCATGGGCATTCAGGGAGGGTCGGGCTGAAACTTGGGCCTGGGGACACCACCAGAGGGCTCTCACCTGGGTCCTGTCTGGCGTTGCCCATGTGGCCCGAGGGCACAGGCCCCTCGTCCTGCAGGAGAAGCGGGTGGTCAGCAggaactgggccaggagccccctgGGACCCGAAGCAGCCAGGGAGATTCTGGACGTTGAAGACCTGGATGGCTGCACGGATGCCTTCTGCCTGGGGGAGCGGGTGGAACTGGCTGTGACCATGGAGAACAAAGCCGAGGTGAGCCAGGGGAGAATGGGGTGGGGGAAGTCTAGGTGCCGGTGGGAGGCATCTTCCccccctggctccagccccacTGCCAGCGGTCCCTTCCCCTAGGCCAAAAGGATCGTAAGTGAGAAGCCCAGCCGAACCCAGCGGCCACAGGGGGTGGATGGGTCACCTGGAGGCGGTGGAGGCCGGAGCTCCCGGGTGCCAATGGACCTGAGCGCGGATGCTGCCCAGAAGGTGTATCTGTGAGAGGATGTGACTGTGGTTCCCCGCCTGCAGGGGGCAGAGAGACCCCATCACATGCGTCTCCCCTGTGTaggggcccagcccaggcagcaccTACAGGAATCCTCACGCCGCCTACCTGTCTCTGGCCACGTGGGGGTGGGCTGGTCTGTGAGAGACAGCTGAGGCCGGAGATGTGACCCTGCCCTATCCTCTGACTTAGCCCTGCAGGTGGTCGCCTGGGGGAGGTGAGCAGGTGGGTGGGACTGGCCGTGTGCCAGGTATGGCCTCTAGGTGGCAGCAGCCCTTAGTCCTTGCTCTGCGGCTCGCAGTTCTATGTGACTCTCCCACTCCAGGCGAGTCTGCACACCGCTGGTCACAAGCTGTGGGTTAGTCCCATTGCCATTCCCAGTTCACAGAGGAGAAAAGCATGCACAGAGAGGTTGCGCTACCTTCCCCAAACACACAGTTGAAACCGTGCCTGCAGTGGTCACAGCCTGTTAGAGATCGGCTAGACCTCATTTGTAGATGGGGCACGGAAGAGCTTGAGAGAGAAAGGATTAGTGGAGTCTCTGGGGggtctctctttctgcctgcccCCTCGAATGTTCTGCGTGTCTTCTCCCTGAAGGCTGCGCGGGAAGCCCGGAGCCCAGTCCTGCCACAGCCGGTCCGGGCACCCCCGGAGGGCTGGAACTATGCTCAATGGAAACAGGAGCGGGAGCAGACGGACCTGGCCCGTGTGGCCCGGCACAGAGACGCACAGGGTGACTGGCGCCGCCCGTGGGACATGGACAAGGCCaagcccacgtgggtggcagggctgggaggctCACCTGCTGCCATGCATGTGGGTCTGGGGTTGGGCTGGAGGTACCCTCCCCAGGATGGACAGGGCCTGCCGCTTGTGCCACCTGGGCAGGCTTTGGGCTTGGGGTTCTGTGCAGACCCTGAGTCCCCCAAGTTTCGTATTGCccttggagctggggctggactggggGAAGGAGGTGGTGTCAGTCgcacctgccacctgcagcctGACTCCCTCCTCTGTCCATGCAGGCTCCAGGATGATGGCAGTAggtcctgggaggagggcccagccagggcaggcagcagaaggGGTGAGTGAGTCGGTGCCCCCTTACTCCCCTCCTCCTGAGCTTTCTTGTGTCCAACCTCTTGTGcactctcctctgtctctctttcccacttATTTTCAGAGCTCAGAGGAGGCACAGaaccctcctcccaccctgtccCCCACTCGTGCCTTCAAGCCCACCAGACAGTGTGAGGAGGCCTGAGGGCAGACTGCGCTATGGGGCCCCTGGGGTGAGGCATTGCTTCCCAATAGGCAAAGGAGTCTTGGGGCCCCACCTCTGAGAGTACCCAGCCAGAGAATGGCCAAGCCAGCCCAGGAGTCGTCAGCAAACCCACAACTGGGCCAAGGGCCACTGTCTCCTGGTGTTTCCACTTTGGGCTCCTTGCCACAACACCCTGTCCCCATTTCCATAATCCTCTTTAGGTGCTAGGAGCCATCGGAAGCCACAGCCCCCGCCACTGTTCCCTGATGGAAAAGGTGAGctaggagaggaggaggggcaggaggctgtTGCATGATGGGTCAGTCCAATGCTCAGGTCCTTTTCCCTCCTTGGATGTGTGGACCATCTCTTGCAGGTCGGGGTGGGCAGTCTGGCAGGCCTTCGGTGGCACCAGCCACATGCAGCAAAGCCCGGGGAAAGGAGCGGTTGACCGGCAGGGCCCGAAGGTAACGAGTGACACGGTTAAGGCCGGTATCTGGATGTCCTGGTTTCCTGGACCAGCACAGATCCAGGTGCCCACttggtccctgggcccctgcctctgggctgcctgctgctgcctgctgcttcctggctcaaGTTAATGAGATGCTGGGCAaggccagcagcagaggcagccgcAGCAGTGTGAGCTGGTGCCCGGGGAGGCTGGCGGTAATTACCGGTGTCTACCTTCCCCTGGGAAGTGAGGTGCGCCTTTCCCAGGCAGTGCGGGCAGGCAGGGACACATCTAGAGTGCCCCCCAGAGCTCTAGGTGCTGCAGGCCTTGCTGTAAACAGCAGCTGGGGacctgggagggggctggggccAGAGGTGTTCAGAGGAGATGGTGGGGTTGGGGTTCGGTGGGGGATCAAGGTCAGGCTAGGAAGGACAGATTCTGGTCTCATGCTGGCCTGGGTCCCATTCTGAGCCCCTCAGACATCAGCTTTTCCCTGGGGGCTAGGGGTTGTAGAGGGGGTGATGTGAGGGAGACAGGGGCTGCATGTGCTGTCTCACAGGTGGGATTCAAAGGAAGACACGGAGCAGCAGGAGAACCAGGAGGTAGGTCCTGGGGCTTCCACATGATGAGTGACAGGTGGTGGGGGACCCAAGCCCTGAATTTGCCAGGCAGCTGAGCTATTCTCCCGTTTCAGGAGAGCCAGAGTGCCAGGAAGGCTGTCAGTGTGGACGAACCTGCAAACAAGCAGAGCGAGGTGCAGCCAGGCAGGCTGGGGAACACTCCAGCCAGCAGCTCAGCGCCAGTACCCCCTGAGGGGCCAGAAGAGAAGTCAGGAGCTCTGGCAACCAGTCCTGCCCCTGGCTCTCCACAACCAGCTGACTTGGTTCCCCTAGACCTGTCTCGAGGAGCGCCTAacagccctgggcctgggaaGAGCCCGTGCATGCTCAGCCCCGGGCCTGTGATCCAGGAGAGTTCTGCATCCCAGCCTGATGGTTCCCAACAGCTCCCGGGGTGGACTGAACACTACCATACTGAGCTGGAGGGCCACGCATGCTCTGAGTCTCAGAAAGGAGCAGGCCCACTGGGACCCAGAGAGGGCAGGTCTAGCAAGGCCCGGGCCCAGCAGACCCCGGCCCTAAGGAGCAGGCCTCCCAGAGGGACTGGCCAGAGAAGGAGAGGTGCAGGAGACAGGGGCAGGAAAGGGCCCCCCGGCCCTGTAGAAAGATGCTGAGCAGAACAGCTGGGGGCCGGGTCAGGGAGAGGAGTGCGCAGTGTTGCCTGTGGCCTGTGCCCCATCTGGCTGGgaagggctggcacagtgatacTATGAGGGCAAGGGACTGCTCCCTGGCGGGCAGGTGAGCTGGACCTTGGCATCTGAGGCTGGTGAGCCCTGAGCTGGGGCTACCGCTGCCCAGGCCACGAGTCTTCTTCACTGCGGTGCCAGCCGGGCTGGGTAGCACCCACcacctggctctgctgctcctgttgtcccccaggcctgcctggtctCCCTCTCCAGCTCAGGCTTTGGAGCCACAGTCCCAGGTCAGCATGAGACCTCAGATCAGCGTAGCTACCCAACCAGCGCCTTTTCCCACACTCCTGCCATGCAGCTGGGTGACTGGCAGTCCCAGACTGACAGGATGACCAGGCCAGCAGAATCACGGCCATCACTTGCTAGCCTCCTGCCTCTGGCTGGGGCCCAGAGAGAGGACATAGCTGGCGGGGCGTGGGATAGGAACAGAGGAGTTCGGGGCTTTCCTGTGAAAAGAAGGGTATCTTGGGGTAGCCTTCTGTCTGACATggggtggtgggctgggctgggcaggggacaAGTTCCTGTTACCGACAGCGCTGTGGCATCTCACATACCCTGGATGGAGATGAGGGCCTGGCTCTTGCGGCCCAGGGTCATTTCCTGCCCTCTAGACTTCCTCTTTGTCACCCCTCCCCCACAGGGGCCTTGCAAGAAGAAAAAGACTGGGAGAAACAAAGCAGCTCACTAGAAAAACAGTGACTCTAACTAAGGCCCCATCACAAGTTGCCTTTCCCACGTGGCCTCTGTTCCCGCCCCTCCCCGGAGGCCCACGTCTGAATTACCCAGACTCTGCACAAGCTGTGGCTTCTTCTCAATTCCACCAGCGTTTCCTGCGCACCCActgccagcactgcagctggTGGGCAACGGTGGTGACTTacagggggagggaagggacccAGTCATCCAGCAGCTCCAGACTGCACAGCAGGCGCTGCTCTTGGCCCATGGAGGGTCTGGACCCTCAGAGTGAGGCCACTGTATACAGTCCTAGCTTGGGCTGCTTCACACCAGCTTCAGTCTCCCCTCCCCAGTCGGCCTCATggattgtggccacatggggagggcGCATGTCTTCAGCAGCTTGCCCTGGAATGCCGCGGGTAATGTGGGTTCTGATTCAGCCTGGGGAGTGCTGAGAGCCAGCGTCTGGTAGGCTCAGGTGAGGCccatgctgctgggccacacTTTTGATTAGTAAGGGCTGAGACCAGGCCGGTGCTAGGGCAACTTGCTGGAGTCTTGGCAGTGCTACTCCTGCGGGGTGTGGGCTTCAAGCAGGCTGGAAAGCTGAGGCTCCCAGCAGGGATAGGGAGTAGGGAGGTAGGGGGCGCCAGCCTGCCAAGGGCACTGTATGGGCGCTGGTGGGGAATGGAGCATGGTGAGGAGGGTGGGAGAGGTCAGTGTGAGCTTGAGTAGCGGAATTTTGGAAAAGCACAGAAACACTCCCATGTATCTGAGACCTGCCCAGGCTGGGGTGAAAACTTCAGGCTCAAGTTTTCCTCTTGTCTTCCAGTTACAAGTGTGGGGCTTTGGAACGTAGCCGGGGCCTGAGCCCgatgatgaagatgatgaaaGATGGGGTTGGGTTAGAGCAAAGGATGGGGTTCAGCAGGGGCACAGCCCTCACACTCAGGGGTCTCCAAAGAGGCTGAGCTGGAGAATGGAACCCCGAGCTTCACAATCTGCTCCCAAAGCCCCGAGCTGCAGCTTACAGGGCGGGCTCCAGACACGTGTGACTGCAGGATAGGGACAGAGAAAAGGGACGAGGCTCGGGTCCAGCCCTCACAAAGGGACCAGAGCAGGAGACAGTGCACCCCAGGGAGAAGGACTGTGGGGAAACCAGGCTTCCCTCAGTACAATGACATCTGGAAGGACTTTAGGAGGAAGGATGTCACAGGGAATGCAAGGGTTTGCAGAGAATGGAGAGTACAGTACAGGCAAGTGACAGGGAGCTACTGATTGAAAGGCTCGGCTATTAAGGGCAGGAGCAATGGTGGGTATCCCCCAGGctcctgccaggctgcagctctaGGACACAAGGTGAGTAAGCAGGTGTTACtagaccccccccaccccgccacctGTGCCAGACCTCACGGCTGTTGGGGAGCTGGTTCCGtcacctctgggctcctgggtctaAAGGTCAGGCTGAGAGCCTACCTTCCAATCGGATGCCTCTCTCCTTTCTGGCTGAGACACATCTGTTTTTCCAAGACGGGAGGACTTCACACAaccagcagggacccaggcctgAGCCTGGAGGGCAGGCTAGGCAGCCTGTGCCAAAGCCATCTTACCCTGGCAGCAGAAGGTACAGCTGAGCAGCTTACAGGAGGGCAGGCAGTGGGGTGGGACAGCACAAGCCCAGGCATTGCAAGGGACAATTGTCTGCAAAACACAGCCACCATGCTGTAGACACTGCCACCCGCAGCCTGGCATTTGGAAGGTATTCAGTGAATACTGTGGAATAAATCAAGTAGCTGTTTGGTGTGACCTTTGTCTGCTATGTTTTCTAACTTACCCTTTTCCCTCTGGCTTCATCTTCAACTGGTGTTTGCACTCTCTTAGGGAAAGGGAGGACTGCCTGGGTACTGGTGACTCAGTCCTTTGTGGGCAAGTGGTGCCCTGGGTTTCCAGGGAACGTTCTCTGTCCTCAGTGCCTGGCCTGCTACCTGCATGGTGCACACAGCCTCTGCGGCCACCTGTGCTCCTCTGGCCTTCTGCCTATATTGGTAGCCCCTTCACACCAGGGCTTCCTCGTTCTCCCTGCATTTCCAATGTGAGTTTGCGCCACGCCTCCTGAGCCGGGTTCTGGCCACCCAGAGGCGTCACATGCCCACGTATTCTTATGGTCAAGGGAGAGGCACTGGGGCTCTTTGGAAGCAGGGACCCCGGAGCCATCCACCAAAGCACCGATCTGGAAGGTTTGACCACCAGTCAGTTCCAACCCTGACCTTGGTCTTGTGGACACAAACTACAGGAAAAGATGCCACTAACTCCCCATGAAGAACAAAGCAAGTGGCCAAACTCCCAAGTGTCTGTATCTTCTAAATTGGGAGTAGGGATTGTCCAGGGAATGGGAGAAACTGGAGATACTATTTTACTTCGGAGTCCCTTATCAGCGTGCATAGGCTGCGCAAGGCCAGTCACGGTGCTTCTGAGAGAGGGCTGACCTGGGGGCCCagagtcccccagcccctccccagatGGAGAGACTGCCCAGGCAGGCGGGGGAGGGAGtgcaagcagcagcagagaggactgGAGCCTGCTTGCTCTCCCTGTGTCGGTTGGGCCCACGTCACCGCCTCTCATTAGACATCTACTTGACGCCGGGAAGTGAGACAGCGCAGACCTGGCACCGGACAGAACAAACGTGGCACCCACCGCTCCTTTTAAGGActggctggagaagcagcaggccCCAGGGCGGGAGGTGAGGCAAGCACAGCAGTACCTCAGCCaccgggcagggggtggggaaagaCTGGCTCTTGGCGCCTGGGCCTCCTCCCTAACAAGCTCTCCGGGACAGGTCCTTCAGCAGCTGTCAGAGCTAATGGACGATGCAGGCGGTCTGCAAACTCTGGGGACATAGCGTTTCCTCATTCTCCAGCATGGCCACTGGCTTTAGGCAAGAGAAAAGGGGCCACAAGTTGCCTTGTTAACTATCTGTTAAAACAGAAATATCCCAACCTTATGCTCCAGATCTGAGGGACAGGCCAGCCCAATGTCTCTCAGCCATTCCCAGGGCCATGGGGAGGCCTGGGGAAGGCAAGACAATGGGCTCCACTCTCTGAAGGACTCATTCGCGTGGTCTGGTGGGGCTTGAGGGACCTTGGTCTGGATAAGTTCCAAGACAATGCCAGAGGCTGCTGGGTAGGGCCCTGCTGGTATCGTGGGCGTGGCCCCTTGTTCACACTGCGTTCCAGGTGTCAGGTGTCCCAGTGGGGCAgcgggaaggaaggggagatgtTTAGGCTGTAGTACTTGGTATGTGCACACTGAGCTTTTATACCCCAGGTCTCAGGTCCTCTTCCCACCTATTGTCTCATGAATTCCCACTTGGTTCTTAGTTGGCAGAAAAGAGAGGTCAAGGGCTCTAACCCACACCCTCGCTGAGTCGCCAGGTTTCCTATCTTCCAGCTGGGTGGTCCCTCCTAAGAACACACTGCCTCCCCAGCTCAGAGATTGGCTGCTGGGGCTCTCAGCATTGCCTGCACTATGGGCAGAGTGGAATGAGGCAGCTGGCCTCCAGGACCAGCGGGGGAAGTGGCTCCCAACtaagaggcagcagagaatggtctgcTTGGAAGGGAGTTCTTGGTCACCAACCCAGTTGTTTTCTTTAAACAAGCTGGTCTGGGTGGGGAACTTGTGGGATTCACTTGGCATATCAAACTGGTAGTTCTTCCATTTGTCACTGTGGTTAATGGGAAACAAGCCTTAGGATATTAGTTGAGAATGGTACTGTTGTTTAATGGAGAAGCTAGTTCCAAAGCAGATGGTGAAGATAAGGAAATAGGCCAATGTAAGGAACACTTTGCGTGGGCATGACTCTTAAGTCCTTGGGGCCAAGAACCATGTGGCAATCCTCTGGTCCCTTATGTAAGAAATGCTGATGGGATCCAATGG from Ochotona princeps isolate mOchPri1 chromosome 6, mOchPri1.hap1, whole genome shotgun sequence encodes the following:
- the CCDC9B gene encoding coiled-coil domain-containing protein 9B isoform X2, which gives rise to MHPAGPPRAAPLTSRPEEKDAELDRRIVALRKKNQALLRRYQEIQEDRRQAEQGGIAVTTSGLLWPDGLSVTISQVPGEKRVVSRNWARSPLGPEAAREILDVEDLDGCTDAFCLGERVELAVTMENKAEAKRIVSEKPSRTQRPQGVDGSPGGGGGRSSRAAREARSPVLPQPVRAPPEGWNYAQWKQEREQTDLARVARHRDAQGDWRRPWDMDKAKPTLQDDGSRSWEEGPARAGSRRGARSHRKPQPPPLFPDGKGRGGQSGRPSVAPATCSKARGKERLTGRARRWDSKEDTEQQENQEESQSARKAVSVDEPANKQSEVQPGRLGNTPASSSAPVPPEGPEEKSGALATSPAPGSPQPADLVPLDLSRGAPNSPGPGKSPCMLSPGPVIQESSASQPDGSQQLPGWTEHYHTELEGHACSESQKGAGPLGPREGRSSKARAQQTPALRSRPPRGTGQRRRGAGDRGRKGPPGPVERC
- the CCDC9B gene encoding coiled-coil domain-containing protein 9B isoform X1, with protein sequence MHPAGPPRAAPLTSRPEEKDAELDRRIVALRKKNQALLRRYQEIQEDRRQAEQGGIAVTTSGLLWPDGLSVTISQVPGEKRVVSRNWARSPLGPEAAREILDVEDLDGCTDAFCLGERVELAVTMENKAEAKRIVSEKPSRTQRPQGVDGSPGGGGGRSSRVPMDLSADAAQKAAREARSPVLPQPVRAPPEGWNYAQWKQEREQTDLARVARHRDAQGDWRRPWDMDKAKPTLQDDGSRSWEEGPARAGSRRGARSHRKPQPPPLFPDGKGRGGQSGRPSVAPATCSKARGKERLTGRARRWDSKEDTEQQENQEESQSARKAVSVDEPANKQSEVQPGRLGNTPASSSAPVPPEGPEEKSGALATSPAPGSPQPADLVPLDLSRGAPNSPGPGKSPCMLSPGPVIQESSASQPDGSQQLPGWTEHYHTELEGHACSESQKGAGPLGPREGRSSKARAQQTPALRSRPPRGTGQRRRGAGDRGRKGPPGPVERC